A section of the Streptomyces sp. CG1 genome encodes:
- a CDS encoding GntR family transcriptional regulator has product MSEIQRPGALYQQVAAAIRAAILSGEFAPDSLLPSEAQLMEKYGVSRPTVRNAIAALRAEGLIDVRHGKGSFVRSSGQPTLTLERRISRTPDDKFVMPNGDVWQEAEEPSTYRSRTTKDTGRLLHLGEEEALFGCDRLLIDPSTGTRAMHRTLIPFEVADAVPLLGKEPCKPPAAIYWVLTQAGHKLSWTETVRAHMPLPDERATLRLPDATPILHVARVTHDTDDRPLFLEELRFGADRAELAYRITADKQPARRTRA; this is encoded by the coding sequence ATGTCGGAGATCCAGCGCCCAGGAGCCCTCTACCAGCAGGTGGCCGCAGCGATCCGTGCAGCGATCCTGTCCGGCGAGTTCGCACCGGATTCTCTGTTGCCGTCCGAAGCCCAGCTCATGGAGAAGTACGGCGTCTCCCGCCCGACCGTCCGCAACGCCATCGCGGCTCTGCGAGCCGAGGGCCTCATCGACGTCCGGCACGGCAAGGGCAGCTTCGTACGCTCCAGCGGACAGCCCACCCTCACCCTCGAACGGCGCATCAGCCGCACCCCGGACGACAAGTTCGTGATGCCTAACGGCGACGTCTGGCAGGAGGCCGAGGAACCGAGCACCTACCGCAGCCGCACCACGAAGGACACCGGCCGACTCCTCCACCTCGGCGAAGAGGAAGCCCTGTTCGGCTGTGACCGACTGCTGATCGACCCCAGCACCGGCACGCGCGCCATGCACAGGACGCTGATCCCGTTCGAGGTCGCCGACGCCGTTCCGTTGCTCGGCAAGGAGCCGTGCAAGCCGCCGGCGGCGATCTACTGGGTGCTCACCCAAGCCGGACACAAGCTGTCGTGGACGGAGACGGTCCGGGCGCACATGCCCCTGCCCGACGAGCGGGCGACGCTGCGCCTGCCGGACGCGACACCGATCCTGCACGTGGCACGCGTCACGCACGACACCGACGACCGCCCCCTGTTCCTCGAAGAACTTCGCTTCGGCGCGGACCGTGCCGAACTCGCCTACCGGATCACCGCCGACAAACAGCCCGCACGACGCACCCGCGCCTGA
- a CDS encoding Dyp-type peroxidase: protein MSTADSRSAAGVRVEIDDVQSGALRPRPVPYEGKFIFLRVDDRHAGRALLRRLLPVTSGGLPSADRSQDAWVAVAFTYQGLRALGVPQESLDSFPRAFREGMAARAELIGDVGESAPDRWEAPFGTGDVHIALSALASDAAQLGKELERARVAFEDTPGVQVIWQQEVRQLPTGRTTFGFRDGISHPNIEGVGLPGSNPQETPIKAGEFILGYPDETGSLPPMPTPDVLGRNGTYAAVRKVHTNVAAWRRYLRANSSGAEQEALLAAKMVGRWPSGAPLTLAPEHDDPELAADPHRVNNFLYRENDDRGYRCPAGAHIRRTNPRDSTIIGDARMHRLIRRGTTYGPPLPEGVLEDDGADRGLVGVFLGAHLERQFEFIKAEWINDGNFIGYPGEKDAVAGHHGGTGTVTIPEKPVRRRLQNLPSFVVTRGGEYCFVPGLRALRWLAELED, encoded by the coding sequence ATGAGCACCGCGGACAGCCGCAGCGCGGCCGGCGTGCGCGTCGAGATAGACGACGTGCAGAGCGGGGCCCTACGCCCGCGGCCCGTGCCCTACGAGGGAAAGTTCATCTTCCTGCGTGTCGATGACCGTCATGCCGGGCGCGCCCTGCTGCGGCGGCTGCTTCCGGTGACCTCGGGTGGCCTGCCCAGTGCGGACCGAAGCCAGGATGCCTGGGTGGCTGTGGCGTTCACCTACCAGGGGCTGAGGGCCCTGGGGGTGCCTCAGGAGTCGCTGGACAGCTTTCCACGGGCGTTTCGTGAGGGCATGGCCGCCCGGGCGGAGCTGATCGGCGACGTGGGCGAGAGCGCCCCGGACCGCTGGGAGGCACCGTTCGGAACGGGCGATGTCCATATCGCGTTGAGTGCCCTCGCCTCCGATGCGGCGCAGCTGGGCAAGGAGCTGGAGCGGGCCCGTGTCGCCTTCGAGGACACGCCCGGTGTCCAGGTGATCTGGCAGCAGGAGGTCCGCCAGCTCCCGACCGGGCGCACCACCTTCGGCTTCCGTGACGGCATCAGCCATCCGAACATCGAAGGCGTCGGACTGCCCGGCTCCAACCCGCAGGAAACCCCCATCAAAGCCGGGGAGTTCATCCTCGGCTACCCCGACGAAACCGGCAGCCTGCCGCCCATGCCCACCCCCGATGTGCTGGGCCGCAACGGCACCTACGCGGCCGTGCGCAAGGTACACACCAACGTGGCGGCCTGGCGCCGGTACCTGCGCGCGAACAGCTCCGGCGCCGAGCAGGAGGCACTCCTGGCGGCGAAGATGGTGGGGCGCTGGCCGAGCGGAGCACCACTGACGCTGGCGCCGGAGCACGACGATCCGGAGCTGGCGGCCGATCCGCACCGCGTCAACAACTTCCTGTACCGGGAGAACGACGATCGTGGCTACCGGTGCCCCGCCGGTGCGCACATCCGGCGCACCAACCCCCGCGATTCCACCATCATCGGCGACGCACGGATGCATCGCCTCATCCGCCGCGGCACCACCTACGGCCCGCCGCTACCGGAGGGCGTGCTGGAAGACGACGGCGCTGACCGCGGTCTGGTCGGAGTGTTCCTCGGTGCCCATCTGGAACGGCAGTTCGAGTTCATCAAGGCCGAGTGGATCAACGACGGCAACTTCATCGGTTACCCCGGCGAGAAGGACGCGGTAGCCGGGCATCACGGCGGAACCGGCACCGTCACCATCCCGGAGAAGCCGGTCCGGCGTCGTCTGCAGAACCTGCCCAGCTTCGTGGTCACCCGGGGCGGTGAGTACTGCTTCGTCCCTGGGCTGCGCGCCTTGCGCTGGCTCGCGGAGTTGGAGGACTGA
- a CDS encoding GAP family protein — MGKVLGDVLGFAAAVAVSPLPVIAIILILATPRGRLNGILFTAGWILGLSVLGALMLAIASPAGASAHKHPATWVGALKLALGLLLVFFGARQWRRRPKDPAQAKLPKWMGAIDRLTPVKVFGLGTALAALNAKNAPLTIAAGAAIGSAGLPVGQQIASLAIFVVIATLGLLVPLGVFLLGGERARTTLGNWKDWAAQHNVAVMAVLFFVLGLKLLGDGISILVS, encoded by the coding sequence ATGGGCAAAGTTCTCGGTGACGTACTGGGTTTCGCCGCAGCCGTCGCGGTCAGCCCCCTCCCGGTCATCGCGATCATCCTCATCCTCGCCACGCCTCGAGGACGTCTCAATGGAATCCTCTTCACCGCTGGCTGGATCCTCGGACTCTCGGTACTGGGCGCCTTGATGCTGGCGATCGCCTCCCCGGCGGGTGCCTCCGCGCACAAGCACCCGGCCACCTGGGTCGGGGCTCTCAAGCTCGCTCTCGGTCTGCTCCTCGTCTTCTTCGGCGCCCGGCAGTGGCGGCGGCGCCCAAAGGATCCTGCGCAGGCAAAGCTGCCGAAGTGGATGGGCGCGATCGACCGCCTCACCCCGGTCAAGGTCTTCGGGCTCGGAACGGCGCTGGCCGCGCTCAACGCCAAGAACGCCCCGCTGACCATCGCCGCGGGCGCCGCAATCGGCTCGGCCGGTCTTCCGGTCGGGCAGCAGATCGCATCACTGGCGATCTTCGTCGTGATCGCCACGCTCGGCCTTCTGGTCCCGCTCGGCGTTTTCCTCCTCGGAGGAGAACGGGCCAGGACGACGCTCGGGAACTGGAAAGACTGGGCAGCTCAGCACAATGTCGCCGTGATGGCCGTCCTGTTCTTCGTCCTCGGGCTGAAGCTGCTCGGAGACGGCATCTCCATCCTCGTCTCCTGA
- a CDS encoding FtsK/SpoIIIE domain-containing protein, whose product MAPILFVLVIAMLAWVFVLGDLVRRHRPAWHWYLVGYPATAWRVVFTWRKVAQLNDLAVAKRPPRGLLGDLVVKGDPLRPVSPRISFPRATRTGLTVMVRLHAGQTPATFLKAADALVHAWKVHAVRVTSPERGLVLLTATATDPLQRPGLASAPTELLSALIGVLESGGAWVMNVRLVPHWLIVGATRSGKSTLLARLITQLAPQPVALVGIDCKGGMELGLFARRLSALATCRREAVAVLSALVVDMQDRMSACRAAGVRSIWELPDKVRPVPVVVIVDEIAELYLSDGTRESKAEAEQCSTLLLRIGQLGAALGLHLVVAGQRVGSDLGPGVTALRAQLGGRICHRVNDPGTAEMTLGDLNKDAVAVAQSITAEERGVAVCTGPDGGWSRARSHLTPTDEAVSTSRKYAATTPELPAIDRAIAGLEGDAK is encoded by the coding sequence ATGGCACCGATCCTGTTCGTGCTCGTCATCGCCATGCTGGCGTGGGTGTTCGTCCTCGGTGACCTGGTCCGCCGGCACCGCCCGGCCTGGCACTGGTACCTGGTCGGCTACCCGGCGACCGCATGGAGGGTGGTGTTCACCTGGCGCAAGGTCGCCCAGCTCAACGACCTCGCCGTGGCCAAGCGGCCGCCGCGCGGGCTGCTCGGGGACCTGGTCGTCAAGGGTGACCCGCTGCGGCCGGTGTCTCCCCGGATCTCCTTCCCGCGCGCCACCCGCACGGGCCTGACCGTGATGGTGCGGCTGCACGCGGGCCAGACCCCGGCCACCTTCCTGAAGGCGGCGGACGCGCTGGTGCACGCGTGGAAGGTTCACGCGGTCCGTGTCACCTCCCCGGAACGCGGGCTCGTGCTGCTGACCGCGACGGCCACGGATCCGCTCCAGCGGCCCGGCTTAGCCTCGGCCCCCACGGAGCTGCTGTCCGCTCTCATCGGGGTCCTGGAGAGCGGCGGAGCCTGGGTGATGAACGTGCGGCTCGTGCCCCACTGGCTCATCGTCGGGGCCACCCGCTCGGGCAAGTCCACGCTGCTGGCCCGGCTGATCACCCAGCTCGCTCCTCAGCCGGTCGCCCTGGTCGGCATCGACTGCAAGGGCGGCATGGAACTGGGCCTGTTCGCCCGGCGGCTGAGCGCGCTGGCCACCTGTCGGCGTGAAGCGGTCGCCGTGCTCTCGGCACTCGTGGTCGACATGCAGGACCGGATGAGCGCCTGCCGCGCGGCCGGAGTGCGCTCCATCTGGGAACTGCCGGACAAGGTGCGGCCGGTGCCGGTCGTCGTGATCGTGGACGAGATCGCGGAACTGTACCTCTCCGACGGCACTCGCGAGAGCAAGGCGGAAGCGGAGCAGTGCTCCACGCTCCTGCTCAGGATCGGGCAGCTCGGGGCCGCGCTCGGCCTGCACCTGGTCGTCGCCGGACAGCGCGTCGGCTCCGACCTCGGCCCCGGCGTCACCGCCCTGCGCGCCCAGCTCGGCGGCCGTATCTGCCACCGCGTCAACGACCCCGGCACCGCCGAGATGACCCTCGGCGACCTGAACAAGGACGCAGTGGCCGTCGCTCAGTCGATCACGGCGGAGGAACGCGGCGTGGCCGTCTGCACCGGCCCGGACGGCGGCTGGAGCCGCGCCCGCTCCCACCTCACCCCCACCGACGAGGCCGTGTCCACGTCCCGGAAGTACGCCGCAACGACCCCGGAACTGCCCGCCATAGACCGCGCTATCGCCGGTCTGGAAGGAGACGCCAAGTGA
- a CDS encoding tetratricopeptide repeat protein, translating to MTTAAPTPAALPPHVLERADVRSAIANHDFGEVFRLAKIHGNVSYAKIAEAVGYKREHIGKMARPETDGKGVRPRITQFHKILEVVDGLRIPGHLAGLAPRPWELDRPASSTQPEDPSTLIAQGGAGIWDVAEMLRRTEMSSINSAALESIEKGIDQLARAYPYADADYLHERTRNGLQYVTEQLERRMTLRQHQELLVDTGWLFLLNACVQYDRGQREAANLSKAAALRIGEEAGHGEIKAWAWEIEAWFALTQSRWQDMLNAVEAGHTADQTHSVGVQLYAHKARAAARMGDARLVRDSLDAGRARLDRLPKPDHPEHHFIIDPDKWDFYEMDAYRLLGDDERAAAHARSVIRISTGPDGTEISPMRAAEARLTLGVAAARMGEIEEAIGMGTRALEADRKSLPSLLLVADELDKELRSRYPREAASRDFHEQVMTIKRGAARPELPF from the coding sequence ATGACCACAGCTGCACCGACACCGGCAGCTCTTCCGCCTCACGTGCTGGAACGCGCGGACGTGCGGTCGGCAATCGCCAACCACGACTTCGGCGAAGTCTTCAGACTCGCCAAGATCCACGGAAACGTCAGCTACGCCAAGATCGCCGAAGCCGTCGGCTACAAGCGCGAGCACATCGGCAAGATGGCCCGCCCAGAGACGGACGGCAAGGGCGTCCGCCCACGGATCACCCAGTTCCACAAGATCCTCGAAGTGGTCGACGGCCTACGCATCCCCGGCCATCTCGCAGGACTCGCCCCCCGCCCGTGGGAGCTGGACCGACCTGCCAGCAGCACGCAGCCGGAGGACCCGAGCACCCTGATCGCACAGGGTGGCGCAGGCATATGGGACGTCGCGGAGATGCTGCGCCGCACGGAGATGTCCAGCATCAACAGTGCCGCCCTGGAGTCGATCGAGAAAGGCATCGATCAACTGGCCCGCGCCTACCCGTACGCCGACGCCGACTACCTCCACGAGCGCACCCGCAACGGCCTGCAATACGTCACCGAGCAACTCGAACGCCGCATGACCCTGCGCCAGCACCAAGAACTGCTGGTCGACACCGGCTGGCTGTTCCTGCTCAACGCCTGCGTCCAGTACGACCGGGGCCAGCGCGAAGCCGCCAACCTCAGCAAGGCCGCCGCACTCCGCATCGGCGAGGAGGCCGGACACGGCGAGATCAAGGCATGGGCATGGGAGATCGAGGCATGGTTCGCCCTCACCCAGAGCCGATGGCAAGACATGCTCAACGCCGTCGAGGCCGGACACACGGCGGACCAGACGCACTCGGTCGGCGTCCAGCTCTACGCACACAAGGCCCGAGCCGCCGCACGCATGGGTGACGCCCGCCTCGTACGTGACTCCCTGGATGCCGGCCGCGCCAGGCTTGACCGACTCCCCAAGCCCGACCACCCCGAACACCACTTCATCATCGACCCCGACAAGTGGGACTTCTACGAGATGGACGCCTACCGTCTCCTCGGAGACGACGAGCGCGCCGCCGCCCACGCCCGCTCAGTGATCCGCATCAGCACCGGCCCCGACGGCACAGAGATCTCACCCATGCGCGCCGCAGAAGCCCGCCTCACCCTCGGAGTGGCCGCCGCCCGCATGGGCGAGATCGAAGAGGCCATCGGCATGGGCACCAGGGCACTGGAAGCCGACCGCAAGTCCCTCCCGTCCCTGCTTTTAGTCGCTGACGAGTTGGACAAGGAACTCAGGTCCCGGTACCCACGCGAAGCCGCCAGCCGCGACTTCCACGAGCAGGTCATGACCATCAAACGGGGAGCCGCCAGGCCAGAACTTCCGTTCTGA
- a CDS encoding ATP-binding protein, with protein MNAREARRHERVKSELDAYAHWFAAPDPSTGGRFLALTLFAEFQDTARVARDMTAQFLGDCTAEAVVDDARTVVSELVGNVVNHAVPDGRLARPGASRRIDVTFKAWPRWLFIGVGDEDSTPPLLPLGDTFSPGLVGPMSEAILPDSGRGLLIVQRLAAAVWWTPEDEGGKTVWCRFDLDEGADSSSP; from the coding sequence ATGAACGCGAGAGAGGCGCGGCGGCATGAACGGGTGAAGAGCGAGTTAGATGCGTACGCTCACTGGTTCGCGGCTCCGGATCCGTCGACGGGCGGGCGCTTTCTGGCGTTGACGCTCTTCGCCGAGTTCCAGGACACAGCGCGCGTCGCCCGGGACATGACGGCTCAGTTCCTCGGGGACTGCACTGCGGAAGCGGTCGTCGATGATGCCCGGACGGTCGTGTCGGAGCTGGTCGGCAACGTCGTGAACCACGCGGTTCCGGATGGGCGATTGGCCCGGCCGGGTGCGAGTCGTCGCATCGACGTGACGTTCAAGGCCTGGCCGAGGTGGCTGTTCATCGGTGTCGGTGACGAGGACTCGACGCCGCCTTTGCTCCCCCTCGGCGACACCTTCTCGCCGGGGCTTGTGGGGCCGATGTCGGAAGCGATCCTGCCCGACAGTGGCCGAGGGTTGCTGATCGTTCAGCGGCTGGCGGCGGCGGTCTGGTGGACGCCGGAAGACGAGGGCGGCAAGACCGTGTGGTGCCGCTTCGACCTCGACGAAGGGGCGGACAGCTCTTCGCCCTGA
- a CDS encoding recombinase family protein: protein MAKRTRTRGTTDRTQYSVEAEWTRADVALLEELKRAEALLPDDAPRALLSVRLSVLTDDTTSPVRQELDLRKLALDRGSRVIGVASDLNVSATKVPPWKRKELGDWLNNRAPEFDEILFWKLDRFVRRLSDLSTMIDWCLKYGKNLVSKNDSIDLTTTAGKIMVTIIGGIAEIEAANTSTRVASLWNYVKTQTDWLVGKPAYGYETAENEDGRVVLVIDQDAYRALRWCRNAAMRPKPASARRMVKVLVRAGLCGPGLTASTLLRRLRNPALMGYRVEEEKNGGVRRSKMVLGSDAQPIRVADPIFTEEEYDSLQKALDHRAKDQPTRRPGGATKFLGVLICHDCRSNMTVQKNRVNGRSYAYLRCGKCKAGGHGAPNPDEIYDKLVDDVLKVLGEEPVMTREYRQGADARKELQRLEQSISYYMTGLEPGGRFTKTRFTKEQAEKTMDDLIKQLEAIDPDSTKDRWVAVHNGKTFRQQWEEGGIEAMAADLLRVGVKCVIKRSKLEGVRAPHIHMKLMIPKDVRDRLIMKEDDFAEAF, encoded by the coding sequence ATGGCGAAGCGAACGAGGACGCGAGGGACAACTGACCGCACTCAGTACTCAGTTGAGGCCGAGTGGACCAGGGCGGACGTAGCCCTCTTGGAGGAGCTGAAGAGGGCCGAAGCGCTCTTACCCGACGACGCCCCACGGGCCCTGTTGTCTGTGCGGCTGTCCGTGCTCACCGACGACACGACGTCACCCGTCCGTCAGGAACTCGATCTCCGGAAGCTGGCCCTGGACCGCGGCAGCCGAGTCATTGGCGTGGCCAGCGACCTGAACGTGTCGGCTACGAAGGTTCCGCCGTGGAAGCGCAAAGAACTCGGCGACTGGCTGAACAACAGGGCGCCGGAGTTCGACGAGATCCTGTTCTGGAAGCTGGACCGCTTCGTGCGGCGGCTCAGCGACCTCAGCACCATGATCGACTGGTGCCTGAAGTATGGGAAGAACCTCGTCTCCAAGAACGACTCGATCGACTTGACCACCACGGCCGGGAAGATCATGGTCACGATCATCGGTGGTATCGCGGAGATCGAGGCGGCCAACACGAGCACGCGCGTCGCCAGCCTGTGGAACTACGTCAAGACACAGACTGACTGGCTGGTGGGTAAGCCCGCCTACGGCTATGAGACGGCGGAGAACGAGGACGGCAGGGTTGTTCTCGTCATCGACCAGGATGCGTACCGGGCACTGCGTTGGTGTCGCAACGCCGCCATGAGGCCGAAACCCGCTTCAGCTCGTCGCATGGTGAAGGTGCTGGTGCGAGCCGGCCTCTGCGGACCGGGGCTGACCGCGTCGACGCTGCTCCGACGCCTCAGGAACCCAGCACTCATGGGCTACCGCGTAGAAGAGGAGAAGAACGGTGGCGTGCGCCGCTCGAAGATGGTCCTCGGTAGCGACGCTCAGCCCATCCGGGTGGCCGACCCGATCTTCACCGAGGAAGAGTACGACAGCCTTCAGAAGGCCCTGGACCACAGAGCGAAGGACCAGCCCACACGGCGTCCCGGTGGCGCGACCAAGTTCCTCGGTGTGCTGATCTGCCACGACTGCCGCTCGAACATGACCGTGCAGAAGAACCGGGTCAATGGACGCTCGTACGCGTACCTGCGGTGCGGTAAGTGCAAGGCCGGAGGCCACGGCGCCCCTAACCCCGATGAGATCTACGACAAGCTCGTGGACGACGTCCTGAAGGTCCTAGGTGAAGAGCCAGTCATGACACGCGAGTACCGGCAGGGCGCCGACGCGCGCAAGGAGCTACAGCGGCTGGAACAGTCCATCAGCTACTACATGACGGGCTTGGAGCCCGGGGGCCGATTCACGAAGACCCGCTTCACCAAGGAACAGGCCGAGAAAACGATGGACGACCTAATCAAGCAGTTGGAGGCCATCGACCCGGACTCCACGAAGGACCGATGGGTAGCCGTACACAACGGCAAGACCTTCCGGCAGCAATGGGAAGAGGGCGGTATAGAGGCCATGGCCGCCGATCTACTCAGGGTCGGCGTCAAGTGCGTGATCAAGCGGAGCAAATTGGAGGGGGTTCGCGCCCCACACATCCATATGAAGCTCATGATCCCTAAAGATGTGCGCGACCGGCTGATCATGAAAGAGGACGACTTCGCCGAGGCGTTCTGA
- a CDS encoding replication initiator has product MRQLPEADRDAIRLAQDPKFPRWREQITATGGCSHPVHLSGSTTTVDGATGEILHHYDTRTEPGERLLVRCRNRRATVCPACSRLHAGDTYHLVRAGLLGGKNVPDTVRHHARLFVTLTAPSFRPVHRAGEPCRPRRDGGTCEHGRYLGCRLVHTPDAPSVGQPLCPDCYDYAAHVLWHAHASKLWDRFVIDVRRRIASSAGLVQSRFARHARLSFARVAEYQRRAAVHVHAVVRLDGPNGTEDEPPAWGTPELLIDAVRASARRVLIHTPYSPAVGELSLCWGAQIDARPLRTDGDGPDDDAVAAYVAKYVTKGASDTGAGTDYPLSTWGDVDAAPVSEHTRALMRTCWRLGGLPEYTPLRLRAWAHTLGYRGHILTKSRAYSTTYAALRAERAHHQGHTELPDAITERHWRYVGSGHTPGAALIAAGIADDLAESRRLALVTLQEGEWCR; this is encoded by the coding sequence CTGCGTCAGCTTCCCGAAGCCGACCGCGACGCAATCCGCCTCGCACAAGACCCGAAGTTCCCCCGCTGGCGGGAGCAGATCACCGCCACCGGCGGCTGCTCCCACCCCGTCCACCTCTCCGGCTCCACCACGACCGTGGACGGCGCAACCGGCGAGATCCTCCACCACTACGACACCCGAACCGAACCTGGCGAACGGCTCCTCGTCCGTTGCCGCAACCGCCGCGCAACCGTCTGCCCGGCTTGCTCCCGCCTCCACGCCGGGGACACTTACCACCTCGTCCGCGCGGGCCTCCTCGGCGGCAAGAACGTCCCCGACACTGTCCGCCACCACGCTCGGCTGTTTGTCACCCTGACCGCTCCGTCCTTCAGACCCGTCCACCGCGCCGGGGAGCCGTGTCGTCCCCGCCGCGACGGCGGCACCTGCGAACACGGGCGCTACCTCGGCTGCCGCCTCGTCCACACGCCGGACGCACCGAGTGTCGGACAACCGCTCTGTCCCGACTGCTACGACTACGCAGCCCACGTGCTGTGGCACGCACACGCCTCCAAGCTGTGGGACCGCTTCGTCATCGACGTCCGGCGGCGCATCGCATCGTCAGCCGGCCTGGTGCAGTCCCGCTTCGCCCGGCACGCCCGGCTGTCTTTCGCACGCGTCGCTGAGTACCAGAGGCGGGCTGCCGTCCACGTGCATGCCGTCGTCCGCCTCGACGGACCGAACGGAACCGAAGACGAACCCCCGGCCTGGGGCACGCCCGAACTCCTCATAGACGCCGTACGTGCCTCCGCCCGGCGGGTCCTGATCCACACGCCCTACAGTCCGGCCGTAGGTGAGCTGAGCCTGTGCTGGGGCGCCCAGATCGACGCACGGCCCCTACGAACCGACGGTGACGGCCCGGATGATGACGCGGTGGCCGCGTACGTCGCCAAGTACGTCACCAAGGGAGCGAGTGACACAGGAGCCGGCACTGACTACCCGCTCTCGACCTGGGGCGACGTCGACGCGGCGCCGGTGAGCGAACACACCCGTGCCCTCATGCGGACCTGCTGGCGACTCGGGGGCCTTCCCGAGTACACGCCCCTCCGCCTACGCGCCTGGGCCCACACGCTCGGCTACCGGGGTCACATCCTCACCAAGTCCCGCGCCTACTCCACCACCTACGCAGCACTCCGAGCTGAACGTGCCCACCACCAGGGCCACACCGAACTACCCGACGCGATCACTGAACGGCACTGGCGATACGTCGGATCCGGTCACACACCTGGTGCAGCACTCATCGCCGCTGGCATCGCAGACGACCTTGCGGAGTCCCGACGGTTGGCACTGGTCACGCTGCAAGAGGGGGAGTGGTGCCGGTAA
- a CDS encoding DUF4389 domain-containing protein, whose protein sequence is MATITAPDQPIRVEATLDEPLSRWLWLVKWAILLPHHLVLVHLWIAFLVASVIAFFATLLTGRYPRTLFAFTSGVVRWTWRVAYYSYGALATDRYPPFTLGDAPGYPTRLHIPYPHRLPRGPALVQWWLRATPQYLLIAIGLFSFTICSWLGGIPALLAEVALVLLIFTGPAGVLMVTGRYPQRQFDWTIRFDRWVLQIFAYAFLLTTAYPPMWMERGRAASAPRPRRRWPGVLHRAR, encoded by the coding sequence ATGGCAACGATCACGGCGCCGGACCAGCCGATCCGTGTCGAGGCAACGCTCGACGAGCCGCTTTCCCGCTGGCTGTGGTTGGTGAAGTGGGCCATCCTCCTCCCGCACCATCTCGTGCTTGTGCACCTGTGGATCGCCTTCCTCGTGGCGAGCGTGATCGCGTTCTTCGCGACCCTGTTGACCGGCCGCTATCCGCGCACGTTGTTCGCCTTCACCTCCGGCGTGGTCCGTTGGACGTGGCGAGTCGCCTACTACTCGTACGGAGCACTCGCCACGGACCGCTATCCGCCCTTCACACTCGGCGACGCCCCCGGTTACCCGACGCGGCTGCACATCCCCTACCCGCACCGGCTGCCACGGGGCCCGGCGCTGGTGCAGTGGTGGCTGCGCGCGACCCCGCAATACCTCCTGATCGCGATCGGCCTCTTCAGCTTCACGATCTGCTCGTGGCTCGGCGGGATCCCCGCCCTCCTGGCGGAGGTCGCCCTCGTACTCCTGATCTTCACCGGTCCCGCCGGTGTCCTCATGGTGACCGGTCGGTACCCGCAGCGGCAGTTCGACTGGACCATCCGGTTCGATCGCTGGGTGCTACAGATCTTCGCCTACGCGTTCCTGCTGACAACGGCGTACCCGCCCATGTGGATGGAGAGAGGCCGCGCGGCGTCGGCACCGAGGCCCCGTCGCCGCTGGCCGGGCGTTCTTCACCGTGCGCGCTGA